The following proteins are co-located in the Desulfobacterales bacterium genome:
- a CDS encoding 2Fe-2S iron-sulfur cluster-binding protein encodes MPNITINGTPVEAPADTNVLEAIRSLGIEVPALCYHPALSPAGACKLCVVEVIMPEKKPRLMSSCILKPKDGMEVQTETERVQKSRTRAFRKLARYAPESKKLHQLAEKFNVDLGEVPDDCIRCHLCIRACNEIVGVGALTMDELDDVVPVPGDNCIGCGTCVNLCPTGAIRMEDKDDKRTIYIRDTVIGQSDLVKCEACGRMFATRKFLSRVEERTEDHPHVKEPHQYCPTCAKLMSDRIKSSRKIKRL; translated from the coding sequence ATGCCAAATATCACGATTAACGGGACGCCGGTCGAGGCTCCGGCGGATACGAATGTTTTGGAAGCTATTCGATCGCTTGGAATTGAAGTCCCGGCGCTTTGCTACCATCCCGCGTTGAGTCCGGCCGGCGCCTGCAAGCTGTGCGTGGTTGAAGTGATCATGCCGGAGAAAAAGCCGCGGCTCATGTCTTCGTGTATTCTTAAGCCCAAAGATGGCATGGAGGTGCAAACCGAGACCGAACGGGTACAGAAATCCCGGACCCGGGCATTCAGAAAACTGGCCCGGTACGCGCCGGAATCCAAAAAGCTCCATCAGTTGGCGGAGAAGTTTAATGTGGATTTGGGCGAAGTGCCGGATGACTGTATTCGCTGCCATCTTTGCATTCGGGCCTGCAATGAGATCGTGGGCGTTGGGGCCCTGACCATGGATGAACTCGATGATGTCGTGCCCGTGCCCGGTGATAACTGCATCGGATGCGGTACCTGTGTCAATCTATGTCCCACCGGGGCGATCCGCATGGAGGACAAGGACGACAAGCGGACCATCTACATCCGGGATACGGTCATCGGGCAAAGCGATCTGGTTAAGTGCGAGGCCTGCGGCCGCATGTTTGCCACCCGGAAGTTCCTGTCCCGGGTGGAGGAACGGACAGAGGATCATCCGCATGTCAAGGAGCCGCATCAGTACTGTCCGACATGTGCCAAACTGATGTCCGACCGGATCAAAAGTTCCAGAAAAATCAAACGACTATAA
- a CDS encoding ferritin family protein, translating into MTEIACRSMQDVVAFAIDREEKARDFYRQCAEKAQKKGIKEFFQEMADEEERHRSLLVEQDLSGEGEFSSPAVEDLRLSDFMVDVKFTPTINYQAALAMAMKKEEKAHAFYVAWQDRCSNEKTARVFEFLAGEELRHKRKIEEIYDTDILQWD; encoded by the coding sequence ATGACCGAGATCGCCTGCCGTTCAATGCAGGACGTGGTGGCCTTTGCCATCGACCGCGAGGAAAAGGCCCGGGATTTTTACCGTCAGTGCGCGGAAAAAGCGCAAAAAAAAGGGATCAAGGAATTTTTTCAGGAAATGGCGGATGAAGAAGAGCGCCACCGCAGTCTTTTGGTGGAGCAGGATTTAAGCGGGGAGGGTGAATTTTCATCCCCAGCAGTCGAGGATCTCCGGCTGAGCGATTTTATGGTGGATGTAAAATTTACTCCGACTATCAACTACCAGGCGGCGCTGGCCATGGCCATGAAAAAAGAGGAAAAAGCCCACGCCTTTTACGTGGCCTGGCAGGACCGGTGCAGCAACGAGAAGACGGCCAGGGTATTTGAATTTCTGGCCGGGGAAGAGCTCCGGCACAAGCGGAAAATCGAAGAGATATACGATACGGATATTTTGCAGTGGGATTAA